A region from the Triticum aestivum cultivar Chinese Spring chromosome 3D, IWGSC CS RefSeq v2.1, whole genome shotgun sequence genome encodes:
- the LOC123078835 gene encoding phospholipase A1-II 5 translates to MDASQGVLLSSALVGAGANGAPAWPELLGSAHWDGLIDPLDLTLRRLVLLCGDLCQVTYDSFNSDAHSKYCGTCRFSRATLFSRTQFPAAADVSVAANLYATAATWLPPGLMVHSLSREAWSKESNWIGYVAVSTDAAAAATGQRVIYVALRGTIRNLEWVDVLKPDLVAPDAILPEGDPARGHARVMKGWYVIYTSTDERSPFSKYSARDQLLAAVRELVAKYKGESLSIVCTGHSLGASLATLCAFDMVANGVSKVGDAHFPVTAIVFGSPQVGNPEFKKRFDELPGLRALHVRNKPDLIPLYPSNLLGYANVGDELSVNSKKSPHVRPDTTNVGDYHNLQGILHTVAGWNGEKGEFKLQVNRSVALVNKSSAFLKDDNLVPESWWVERNKGMVLGPTGEWELEQPAEENLPVPPVVTGKVIDDDVADTISSKEPKIPEDQGKKKTKGTKFLPACFRGVN, encoded by the coding sequence ATGGACGCCAGCCAAGGCGTCCTCCTGTCCAGCGCCCTGGTCGGCGCCGGCGCCAATGGCGCCCCGGCGTGGCCGGAGCTGCTGGGCTCCGCGCACTGGGACGGCCTCATCGACCCGCTCGACCTCACGCTCCGCCGCCTCGTCCTTCTCTGCGGCGACCTGTGCCAGGTCACCTACGACTCCTTCAACTCCGACGCCCACTCCAAGTACTGCGGCACCTGCCGCTTCTCCAGGGCCACGCTCTTCAGCCGCACGCAGTTCCCCGCCGCGGCCGACGTATCCGTGGCCGCCAACCTCTACGCCACCGCGGCCACGTGGCTGCCCCCGGGGCTCATGGTGCACTCCCTCTCCCGCGAGGCGTGGAGCAAGGAGTCCAACTGGATCGGCTACGTCGCCGTGtccaccgacgccgccgccgccgccacgggccAGCGCGTCATCTACGTCGCGCTGCGCGGCACCATCCGGAACCTCGAGTGGGTGGACGTGCTCAAGCCCGACCTGGTCGCCCCCGATGCCATCCTGCCGGAGGGCGACCCGGCCCGCGGCCACGCGCGCGTCATGAAGGGCTGGTACGTCATATACACGTCCACCGACGAGCGCTCGCCCTTCTCCAAGTACAGCGCGCGCGACCAGCTGCTGGCCGCGGTGCGGGAGCTGGTCGCCAAGTACAAGGGCGAGAGCCTCAGCATCGTCTGCACCGGCCACAGCCTCGGCGCGTCGCTGGCCACGCTCTGCGCCTTCGACATGGTGGCCAACGGCGTGTCCAAGGTCGGCGACGCCCACTTCCCGGTCACGGCCATCGTGTTCGGGAGCCCGCAGGTCGGCAACCCGGAGTTCAAGAAGCGGTTCGACGAGCTGCCCGGCCTCCGCGCGCTGCACGTCAGGAACAAGCCCGACCTCATCCCGCTCTACCCGAGCAACCTCCTCGGCTACGccaacgtcggcgacgagctctccGTGAACTCGAAGAAGTCTCCCCACGTGAGGCCGGACACCACCAACGTCGGCGACTACCACAACCTGCAGGGCATCCTGCACACGGTGGCCGGATGGAACGGGGAGAAGGGCGAGTTTAAGCTGCAGGTGAACCGGAGCGTGGCGCTGGTGAACAAGTCGTCCGCCTTCCTCAAGGATGACAACCTCGTGCCGGAGTCGTGGTGGGTGGAAAGGAACAAAGGGATGGTGCTGGGGCCAACTGGTGAGTGGGAGCTGGAGCAGCCCGCTGAGGAGAACTTGCCCGTCCCGCCGGTCGTGACCGGGAAGGTCATCGACGACGA